One genomic region from Chthoniobacterales bacterium encodes:
- a CDS encoding GNAT family N-acetyltransferase, whose product MKLTNWLKFIWDLKTYEAPKTDLPSHYTIRRAVRNEEEVVRKAIFSAFSLDSDWSDSLNRIWPTLTGQIGDAFGSKEPKCLVLTHGTRVIGASILTTDTDAPNQLISGPCILVEYRNRGLGTQLLAASLAYLREAGLELASGTTKKTIPAAKFVYHKFGGRSEVCEDEPDMVTL is encoded by the coding sequence ATGAAGCTCACCAACTGGCTGAAATTTATCTGGGACCTCAAGACTTACGAGGCTCCCAAGACGGATTTGCCCTCCCATTACACCATCCGGCGCGCCGTGCGCAACGAGGAGGAAGTGGTTCGCAAAGCCATCTTCAGCGCATTTTCATTGGACTCCGACTGGAGCGATTCGCTCAACCGCATCTGGCCCACTTTGACCGGCCAAATCGGCGACGCATTTGGCTCCAAGGAGCCGAAATGCCTCGTCCTCACCCATGGCACGCGGGTCATCGGCGCGTCCATTTTGACCACCGACACCGACGCCCCAAACCAGCTTATTTCGGGCCCGTGCATTCTGGTGGAATACCGCAATCGCGGCCTCGGTACCCAGCTTTTGGCTGCTTCGCTCGCCTACCTGCGCGAGGCCGGACTGGAACTCGCCAGCGGCACCACGAAAAAGACCATTCCGGCGGCGAAATTTGTCTATCACAAGTTCGGCGGCCGCAGCGAAGTCTGCGAAGACGAGCCCGACATGGTGACTTTGTAG